From the Desulfonatronum thiodismutans genome, the window GGTCCATCTTTCAGACCACCATGGACAGCGAGGTCATCGTTCACCTGATTGCCCGCAACCTGAACGGCAAAAGCCTGGAGGAAGCCATCGCCCTGGCCTGCTCCCGTATCCAAGGGGCCTATTCGCTGATCATCCTGGCCAACAACAAGCTCATCGCCCTGCGCGACCCTCTGGGCTTTCGCCCCCTGGCCCTGGGCCGGATGGGCGACGCCTACGCGGTGGCCTCGGAAACCTGCGCCTTCGACCTGCTGGAGGCGGAATACCTGCGTTGCATCGAGCCTGGGGAGATGGTGATCATTGAGGATCGTTGTCTCAGCTCACGACGCTTCGCCGAGGCCGTGCCTTCCAAGTCCTGCATCTTCGAACTGGTCTATTTCGCGCGACCGGACTCCCTGGTTTTCGGACGGGAGGTTTACGCGGCCCGCAAGCGGATGGGGGAACTTCTGGCCCAGGAAGCTCCGGTGGACGCGGATTTCATCATGCCCTTCCCGGACTCCGGGATGTACGCCGCGGTGGGCTATGCCCAGGCCTCGGGCATGCCCTTCGAACTGGGCATGATCCGCAACCACTACATTGGGCGGACCTTCATCCAGCCCTCCCAGGACATGCGGGACTTCGGCGTGCGCGTCAAACTCAATCCGGTCCGCTCGCTGATCAAGGGTAAGCGATTGATAATCATCGAGGACTCCATCGTCCGCGGCACGACCATCCGCACCAGGGTCAAGAAACTGCGAGAGATGGGAGCCCGGGAGATCCACATGCGGGTCAGCTGCCCGCCCATCCGGCACCCTTGTTATTTCGGCATCGACTTTTCCTCCAAGGGGGAGCTGATCGCCTCCAACCATCCGGTTCCGGACATCGCCCGCTACATCGGCCTGGACAGCCTGCACTACCTGAGCATCGAGGGGCTGCTGAACTCCGTCGGCAAGGACATGGGCTACTGCCTAGCCTGCTTTGACGGACGGTATCCCGTGGACGTGGACCCCGCCTGCTCCAAGATGTGCCTGGAGGACAAGTGTTGCGGATAGTCCACGAGATACTGCACGGAGGACGGCGATGACTCAGATTCCGCCCCAGACTCCATATCAAGCCCTATCTCAACCCTCATCCCAAGAAGCATCGGACCGCGACTGGCTGGCCCTGGGCCGCGAAGTCCTGGACGTGGAGATTGCCGGTCTGGTCGCCGTGCGCGACGACCTGGGCCGGGGCTTTCTGGACGCCCTGGAGACCCTGGCCGAATGCTCCGGGCGAGTCGTGGTCATCGGCCTGGGCAAGTCCGGTCTGGTGGGCCGCAAGATCGCGGCCACCCTGAGCAGTACCGGCACTCCGGCCTTTTTTCTGCACCCCGTGGAAGGCGCCCACGGCGACCTGGGCATGATTCGTCCCGAAGACGTGGCTCTGGCCATTTCCAACAGTGGCGAAACCGACGAGCTGAACGTCATTCTGCCCACCTTGCGCTCTCTTGGGGTGCGCGTCGTAGCCCTGACCAAGAACGAGCGCTCTTCCCTGGCCGGGCTGAGCGACATCGTGGTCAAGGTCGTCGTGCCCAAGGAAGCCTGCCCCCTGGGCCTGGCCCCCACGGCCAGCACCACCGCGGCCCTGGCCGTGGGCGATGCCTTGGCCGTCTGTCTGATCCACTGGAAACGCTTCGACGCCTGCGCTTTTCGGCGTTGCCACCCGGGCGGCACCCTGGGGCAACGATTGCGGCTGCTGATCCAGGATGTCATGCACCGGGAAAACCTTCCGATAGTCCGCTCAGGAGTAGCCCTGGCCCAAACCCTGACCGTGCTGAACTCCGGTGGCCTGGGCACCGTGGCCGTGGTGGACGATCAAGGCCGCCTCTCGGGCATTCTCACGGACGGCGACGTTCGACGCATGGTCTGTCAGGAACGACTGGACCCTACGGCTTCGGTGGATTCGGTGATGACCAAATCTCCACGCAGCGTCTATCCGGACCAGACAGCGGCACTGGCCTTGGACGTCATGGAATCCGCGGCCATTACCGTCCTCCCCGTGGTGGACGCCGAAGGCCTCCTCCAAGGTATGGTCCATCTGCACGACTTGCTTGGCAAGGGGGGCGTCAAGTTCGCCGGATAATTCGTCCGATAATTCGCCCGAGAATTCTTCGGGCGCGACAATACTTGCATATGTTCAAAAAGTTTCAATGACTACGCAGGCCGCGCCAGTCGATATATGTGCACAGTGCGCCGGACAATTTCCGACCTGCTGCCGCATCGTTCCCGGAAGGGAGGCCTCCTGCATCCCCATCAGCCCGGAAGAACGCTTGCGGCTGGAGTCTCACGCCTCGAAACCTGGTATTCCGGCATGCGTCGAGGAGCCCAATTCCGAAGGCTTTTTGCGGGCCGTGCATAAACTGTTTCCTGGTCGCCGCGAAATTATCCAGAAGCTCTTTCCATCCCGAGGCACCCACTTTCGTTTGTCTGTAACCGTTGATGGGAGTTGTATTTTCCTCGACAAAAACGGCTGTGTTTTGACCGTGGAGCACCGCCCCTATTATTGCCGACTCTACCCTTTCTGGTTTATTCATTCCCAATTGTTCACGTTGACCTCGCCGGAATGCTTGGCCGTGAACACCTGTTCGACAACCTCGGGGCTGCTCGCCCTGTTCAAGACCGATACATCCGCCCTGCGCACCCTGCACGATTCCTTGCTGACCGCCTGGGGGCTTTTCGCGGATGAGGCGAGACGGAAATAATGCGCAAACTGCTGATCATTGGCCTTACTCTGATGCTTTTTCTGACCCTGGCAGGGGTCGGAGGCCTCGTCGGACTCTATGTCTGGGCCTCGCGGGACCTGCCCAGCTTCAAAAAAATCACCGACTACAACCCGCCTTTGGTGACCACGGTCCTGGCTCGGGACGGCGAGGAAGTCCTGGGATATTTTTTCAATGAACGTCGTTTCCTGGTGGAGTCCACGGACTTGCCGCCCCACGTCATCCAGAGCTTCCTGGCCGCCGAGGACAGCAATTTCTATCACCATGAGGGCATTGACATTTCCGGAATCCTGCGCTCCCTGATTCGCAACATCCAGGCCAGGGGCATTGTCCAAGGCGGAAGCACCATCACCCAGCAGGTGATCAAGTCCCTGTTGCTCACCCCGGAACGCAGCTATGAGCGCAAGCTCAAGGAAGCAATTCTGGCCTACCGGTTGGAGCGCTACCTGACCAAGGATGAAATCCTGACCATCTATCTAAACCAGATATTTTTCGGAGCCGGGGCCTACGGCATCGAAGCCGCGGCCAGGACCTACTTCAACAAACACGCCCATGAGCTGGATTTGGCAGAGGTAGCCCTGCTGGCCGGTCTGCCCAAGGCGCCTTCCTTGAACAATCCGTTACGCAACGCCGCCGGGGCCAGATCCAGGCAAGTCTATGTGTTGGATCGCCTGCTAGCCCTGGGATGGATTTCTCCGGACGATTACTCGACTGCCCTGGAACAACAATTGGTCTTTGACAGCGGAAGCGATCCTTCCTGGCGGCGCGGTGCTTGGTATCTGGAGGAAGTCCGTCGGGATCTGATCGCCAAGTACGGAGAGGAAAAGGTCTACACCGGAGGACTGAAAGTCAGGACCGCGGTGGACCTACGCCATCAGATCGCGGCGGAACAGGCCATGCGCTCCGAGCTGACCGCTCTGGGCAAGCGCCAAGGCTGGCGCGGTCCTATCGAACGCCTGACCGGCGCGGCGGCGGATGTTTTTTTACAGGATCAGCATGTGAACTTGGACGCGTTGCTGAACGGAGATTGGATTCGGGTCCTGGCCACGGACGTGCGCACCGATGGCGCGTATGTCCGCTTTGGTCCGTATCATGGATGGCTGGACGTCGCGACCATGGGCTGGGCACGAACTCCAAACCCGGCCCGAGCTCCGGAAGATGTTCCGCCGATCCGGGACGCTCAACGCGTCTTGGAGGTCGGCGATGTTGTGTGGGCCTCGCTGCTTCCCATGGAGAACGAAAGCCTGGACGAACTGGACCTGGAGTTGGAAGCGGAGAGCGCCGAGCAGGCCGATAGTATCGCCCAGACCTTACTGGGCAGAAGGTGGGAACTGGCCCTGGAGCAGGAGCCCACCGTGGAAGGCGCCCTGGCCTCCATTGATCCCTTGACCGGCGACGTTCTGGCCTTGGTCGGCGGTTACAGCTTTCAGCGCAGCCATTTCAACCGGGCCACCCAGGCCGTGCGCCAGCCCGGCTCCACGTTCAAGCCCATCGTCTACTCCGCGGCCCTGGACCACGGCTACACGGCGGCATCCATCGTCATGGACGCGCCCATCGTCTTTACCGACGCCGCTACCAGCGACACTTGGAAACCGGAAAACTTTGAAGGCCGATTTTACGGCCCGACCATGCTCCGGACCGCTCTGGTCAAATCCAGAAACCTGGTCACCATCCGGGTGGCCCAGTCCGTGGGCATCACCAACATCATCCAGCGGGCGCGGGAACTCGGCCTGCAGGGCGACTTCAGTCCCGATCTCTCCGTCAGTCTCGGTTCCATCCCGGTCAATCTGGTCGATATGTGCCAAGCCTTCTCCGCCTTTGCCCGGGACGGCTCCACAGTCGAGCCTCGAACCATTATCTCCGTGCATACGGCCTGGGGTCAGCCGCTGTTGGAAAATGAAGTCCACGCCTCTCCAGCAATATCCGCCCAAAACGCGTACATTATCACCAACATGTTGGAGGAGGCGGTACGCGACGGCACCGGACGTCGGGCCCGCGCCCTGGGACGCCCGGTGGCCGGAAAGACCGGCACGACCAACAACCACCACGACGCTTGGTTCATCGGCTACACCCCGTATCTGCTGACCGGGGTATACGTTGGTTTTGACCAACTCGCCCCCCTGGGCCGCCTGGAAACCGGTTCGCGGGCCGCGCTACCGGCTTGGCTGGCCTACCGGCAAGAGGTGGAAAGCATGTATCCCACGCAAAATTTCTCCCCTCCCCCCGGGCTGATCATGGCTCGGGTCGACGCTGAAAGTGGTCTGTTGGCCGGACCGGCCTGGGTAGGGCCAACCTACCTGCTGCCCTTTGTTGCCGGAACCCAGCCCCAGCAGGTTGCCAGCTCGCGAACGAACGACGGAGCAGGGCGACCGAGTTCGGAAGAAGACTTGCTGCGGCAAATATTTTAGCACATAATCCATTGTCATTACTTTTTTTTTTGTGGCTTGATGCCGATCCGTCACCAATCCATCAAGGAGCACCATCCATGAGCATAGAAATCGCCAAGTCCTTCATCAAGGCAACAACGGAAGTCTTGTCCACCATGGCCATGATCACCCCCGTGGCGGGCAAACCGTACGTCAAGAAGGACATCATGGCTAAAGGCGATGTTACCGGAGTGATCGGCCTGACCGGAGACAAAACAGGGACCATATCCGTTACCTTCACCCAAAAATGTGCGCTTGCGGTGGTCAAAAACATGTTGGGAGACGACATCCAGGACGTCATCCAGGACACCAAGGACGCCGTAGGTGAAATCACGAACATGGTTTCCGGCAAGTCCCGTCAACTTCTGGCCGAGACCGGATTGACCATCCAATCGGCCACGCCCACGGTGATCATGGGCAAAGGCCACACCATTCACCACATCTCCTCCGAGCCGATCATGGCCATCCCGTTCACCACGGATCATGGTGAGTTCACTGTTGAGTTTTGTTTTCAATGATACGAACCTCTCTTCTCGCCGGAGCGGAACCGATCTTTCTTGCTCCAGGTCCCAAGGTCATCCCAGCATATTGCGGATGCCTCAACCTCAGACTCCGCATCGTCTGAAAACATTTTTCCAGGATGACGTATCATGCGACTGCTCCGTATTTCTTTCTTTTTTTTCCTTTTCCTGATTCTGGCCACGTCGGTCCACGCCCGCCTGGAGATCAGCCCTCCCTCCGAACTGACGGCCCGCAACTATTTTCTCATGGACGCCCGCAGCGGCGCGACCCTGGCGGAAAAAGACGCCGATCAGCGCGTGGAGCCGGCCAGCCTGACCAAGATCATGACCGCCTACCTGGTCTTTCGCGAGCTGCAAGCCGGGAAGCTGACCCTGGACGAGGAAGTTCCGGTCAGCGAACAAGCTTGGCGCACCGGAATGACCGGAGCGTCCCGGATGTACATCGACGTGGGCAGCCACGTCACCGTGGAGGACCTGATCCGGGGGATGATCGTCCAGTCCGGCAACGACGCCTGTGTGGCCCTGGCCGAACGGATCGCCGGAACCGAAGCGGCCTTCGTGGACTTGATGAACGCCCAGGCCCTGGCCCTGGGCATGAACGACACCCGGTTCCAGAACAGCCACGGTCTACCCAGCGAACAGACGCAGTACACCTCGGCCCGGGACATCGTCACCCTGGCCAGAAAGCTGATCATCAACTTCCCGGAATATTACGGCTACTACTCGGAACGCAGCTTCACCTACAACGACATCACCCAGCACAACCGCAACCTGCTTCTCGGCCGGGACCCCTCGGTGGACGGCGTGAAAACCGGCTGGACCTCAGCAGCGGGATACAATCTGGTGACTTCGGCCAAGCGCGACGACATGCGGTTGGTAGCCGTGGTCATGGGCATCGAGGCTTCCAGCTCCCGAGAAGGAGGCTTGGCACGGGCGGATCAATCGCAAGCCTTGCTGAACTGGGGGTTTCGACAGTTTGAAACCGCGACTATCCAACAACCCGGAGAAATTCTCGTTGAGCCTCGACTATGGTTCGGAGCTGAGACCCGCCTGCCCGTGGGCGTCGAAACAACGTTTTATGCCTCCATACCCAGAGGCAGCCGGGAAAACCTTCGCCTGGAGTTAGCTCTTCAGGAATTAATCGAAGCTCCGGTGGAAATCGGTCACCCCGTGGGCGAGCTGCGAGTTTATCTCCAAGGCGACCTGATCGCCGAGCACCCCCTGGTGGCGTTGCGCACCGTAAACAAGGGCGGCATCTTCCGCTATCTTCTGGACACGATTCTGCGCTGGTTTCAGTAAAGGCTCCGGATTCCGGGGTAGGGAGCCAACCCCATTTAGCCGAACTCCCCCTTCCGTCGGTGCCGCTCAGCGGTTGATATTCACCTTTTCCGCGCCAGTAGCATTCCATGTCGCCTTCTCCCGACTCTTCCTCCGGTTTTTCTTTCGACTCCCTTTCACTCGAATCAGCGACGCGACAAAGCTCCGCAGCTCGGTTACGCGACGAGCGCGACGAACTTTTGCGGTCCACTTTGGCCGAAGGCCTGGTCCCGCCTGATTTTCCAGTGCGCTTGTCCCGGCTTACGGACCGCTACTTCCAGGACAGAGTTTCGGAAATCCTGGCGCAATCCACTGAGGATACAAGCCGGATTCTCTCTGATCCCTTTGTCGTGCTGGGCGTGGGAGGATATGGCCGGGAATCTCTGTGCCCCTATTCCGATCTGGACGTGCTGGTGTTGTACCAAGATAGCGTGCCTGAAACGGCCGGCCCTTTTTGCCGGGAACTCTTTCTCCCGCTCTGGGATCTGGGGTTGGAACTGGGACACGGGGTTCGCTGCCTCCAGGAATGTCTCGCCCTGGCCCAGGAGGATCACAAGACCTTCACCGCCTTCCTTTCGACGCGGTTTCTGGCCGGAAGCCACTCATTGATGCAGCGGTTCGCCGAGGCCTTTATTGAGCTGGCCGCGCACCACGATCTCGCACTCCTGGCTGATATAGCCATCGCCACCGATAGTCATGGTGGTCAGGGCAGGAGTGTTAAGCATGGTTCCAGTCCGGACGAGTCCGCACGGGAAGGTCCTGGGGAACTCCCAGGTGGACTCTCGGAGGAACTCTCGGGCGGGGCTCGAAAACGAAACGCTGATTTCTTTTTCGACCTTGCGACGGAAAATCTCCTGGAACCCAACACCAAGACCAGCCCCGGCGGCCTTCGGGACTACCACCGTCTGCTCTGGCTGGCGGTCCCGCGCTTGGCCCCTGGCCAGGACCGAATAACCACTCAACCGGTAGGCCCATTCTCTGAGGCGGATGTTCTCCAGTTGGAACGGGACGTGACCTTTCTGCTCCAAACCCGAACGGCTCTGCACTTGACGGTTGGCCGCAAGGCGGACGTGCTGCACCTGGAATTGCAACCCCGTGTCGCCCGTCTCCTGGGATTCGAAGGAAACAACGCCGGTTTGGCCGTGGAGTTGTTTCTGAGCAAACTGCACAAGGCAATGGAGCGCATCAGGTCCATGTACCTGGCGGTTCTGCGTACCATCCGCGGCCTGGAACGCCCTCCATCCCTCTCTTGGCTGGACAAGGAAGCCCACCAGGGCATCGTCCTGGCCGCCGACGGACTGACCTTTGCCCGTGCTTTCCCTCCTCGACACCTCCCGCCTGGAAAACAGGTCATGGCCCTGTTCACCGCGATGGGGCAAAACGGCCTGCCGCTGTCCTGGACGGTTCGCGAGGCGGTGGCTTCCGCCTGTACCTCCCTGCTTCAGGACGTGGGAGAACGTTTCGAGACCCTCCAGGAACTGACGGCCATCCTGATGGCTCCCGGCGGCGTTCAGGCTGGACGCGACCTGCTCGCATCCGGCGTACTGGGTGCCCTGATCCCGGAACTAGGCCGGGTCCAGGACCGGATTCAATTCGATGCCTATCATCTGCGTCCTTTGGGAGCGCATACCGTGGAAACCCTGGGCTGGCTGAACAGGTGGAACAAGAAGGGCGTGGAGGAGCAAACCTCCCGGAAAGGGGAGCGAAGGTCGTTGTTGGCGGGAGACATACTGCAGCGCCTCCCAGGGGGCGTCACGTCTTTGGTCCTGGGGGCGTTGCTGCACGACATCGGCAAGGGCGCGCCCGACCATGCCGCGACCGGGGCGGAAATGGCCACGAGAATCCTGGAACGCTTTCAGGTTCCGGAGCCAATTGCCCGAGAAACTACGTTCCTGGTCCGTGAACATCTGCTGCTGTTCAAGACCGCCACCCGCAAGGATCTGCACGACGAACAGGTGGTGGCCGCCTGCGCCGAGCGCGTCGGCGACGAGGCGCGGCTGGATCGCCTGTTCCTGCTCAGCATGGCCGATGCCCGGGCCACCGGCCCCAAGGCCTGGAACGAGTGGACCGCGTCCCTGCTCCAGGACCTCTATTTCAAAATCCGCAAGCTCTTCACCCATGGCCCGCTGTCCGAACCCCAAGCCATGGAGCGGGTCGAAAAAGTTCGAGAAGAGGTCAGACACCTTTCCTTGGGACGCGACGTCCCGAAAAAACTGGATGACAAACCGGATAACGACCTGGATGAACTCCTGCGCAAAATACCCTTACGTTACCTGCTGACCACCCCGCCCGGCACCATCGTTCGCCACATCCACCTTGTCGCCCGGCTTGCCCGGGAGGTGGCCGAGGAGAGAATACGCATTCCCGGAGGACGCGGCGGCCTGGGGCACGCTACCGTGGAAGCGGCGGACCTCCCGGAATTTGGGTGCCATGAAGTGACCTTCGCCGTCATGGACCAGCCCGGTATTTTTCCGGTGCTCTGCGGCTCTCTGGCCTTGCACGAAGTGAACGTCCTGGCCGCGGAGGTGGTTACCTGGCCCGACGGCGTGGTGCTCACCCTGTTCAAAATTCAGGACCCGCCGGACCCTTTGCACCTGGAAGAACTGGCCTTCCGCCTCAAACAAGCGGTCAAGTACGCCATGACCGGCAAACTTTTTCTGGACTACCGCCTGGAGGAAAAACGCCGTTCTCGGTTGAACGTCAAAATCATCCCTCATGCATTGCCGCCAATGGTCCGAATCGACAACGAGGGCAACGATTTTTCCACCCAAGTTGAGGTCATCGCCGACGACCGCCCCGGCTGCCTCTACCAGATCGCCGATGCTTTCGAGCGCCTCCAGGTCCGGGTCCATCACGCTAAAATCGCCACCCAGGCCGACCGCATCGCCGACACCTTCGACGTCCGGGACAATTTGGGTCAAAAAATCACCGACCCCGCCCACCTCCGGGAAATCCAAAACGCCCTGCTTTTCGCGCTTCAAAGCGGGCCCGAACCGACCAAGAACCTTCAAACCCACTCACCACGAAAAAGTTGAACGATTTAAAAGCTTTTTACTCCTTGCCCTACACCGCCTCGTCGACGATCTGCCCCGCGGCCTGCTCCGGAGCCCTGGAGGCAGTTGCCAACTCTTCTTGTCGGCGAATATCCTGCTGTTGAAGTCGTTCCTGCTCCGCGATTTCCCTGCTCCGCTCACGTTCCGCTTCAATCTTGGCAGCGGCTACCTGGGCCTGCGCCGAGGAAACGTCCATGGTGAACCTCCTTGTTTGGTTGGAAAAATGGAAGCATGCCGACCTCAACCAAGATCGGTCAAGCCTTGTATTGCCGACGGCGTTGCTCTACGATCAAGGCCGTCCCCTAACCCGAAACGATTGCAAATTCTTCCAGACGGAGGCAACCATGGGCAGACCGCAACCCGTCGAGACCATCAGCATTCAGGAATATCTGTCCGGTGAATTGGAAAGCGATCTCCGCCACGAGTATATCGACGGCGCGGTCTACGCCATGGTCGGCACCAGCGACAGGCATGGGCTGATCGCCCTCAATATCGCTACGGCCCTGCGGCCTCACGTCCGGGGCACACCCTGCCAACTCTTCATGTCGGACATGAAGGTCCGCATCCAGCTTCAAGGCAAAACCATCTTCTATTATCCGGACCTCGTCCTGTCCTGCGACCCGAAGGACCGGCAACCCTACTTCCGAACCAGCCCGTGCCTGATCGTCGAGGTCCTCTCTGCTTCCACACGCAGAGTAGATCAGCAGGAAAAACTGGCCACCTACATCACCATCCCCAGCCTGCGGGAATACGTGCTCATCGATCAGGACCGCGAGTTAGTCCAGGTGCATCGCCAGTCGGAGAGCTGGGTCGGCCAAAACATGACCTCGGGATCGGTCCTGTTCGCATGCCTGAACGTGGAACTGCCGCTGGAGCTGATTTACGAAGACGTCCCGCTTCCGGGTCCAGGCATTGACGTCCTCCGGGACCACGACGCTCTGGAGTATGGCGGAGAAGCTGAGGCCCCGCTCCCCCACCATTGACGCTCTCGGCTCGGTCAGGCCGTTTTTTCCAGAATATCACTCAAGGCTTGACTGAACCGTCGCAAATCCGCCTCCGTGATTACCAACGGCGGAAGAAGGCGGAGCACCCGGTCCTGGGTCAGGTTCAGGACGAAACCCGATTCCAGAAGCCCACGCCAGACGTCCTGACCGGGAAAAGCCAGTTCGATGCCCAGCATCAGGCCGCGACCGCGCACGTCGGCGATCTTGCCCGGATGGGCCGCCTGAACCTCGCGGAACAGGCCCTGGGCCAACTCTCCAAGGCTCGCGGCCCTGCCGGGCAGATCGTCCCGGAGCAGGATGTCGATCACCTTGGCGGCCACCATGGACGGGACCGGCCCGCCGCCGAAGGTGGTGGCGTGGCTGCCCGGCTCAAACCCCAGGGCCGCCTCGTCGGTGCAGAGCATCGCCCCCATGGGCAGGCCGTTGGCCAAGGCCTTGGAGGTGGTCAGAACATCCGGTCGAAGCCCGGCCTGTTGGTGGGCCCAGAATTTCCCGCTGCGCCCCATCCCGGTCTGCACCTCGTCCACCATCAGCAGCACGCCCCGCTCCCGGCACATATCCTGAACCGCTGCCAGGTAGTCGTCGGTCAGAGGCCGGACCCCGCCTTCTCCCTGGATGATCTCCAGGAGCACGGCCGCGGTTTTCCCGGACACGGCTCTCTCCAGGGCGGAAAATTCCCCGAACGGAACGGTCTGAAACCCCTCCGGCAAAGGCGCGAAGCCGTCCTTGACCTTGTCCTGGCCCGTGGCCGTCAGCGTGGCCAGGGTCCGGCCATGAAAGGACCCGGCCAGGGAGATCACCTCGTAGGCCTCGCGGCCCTTGACCTTGCGCATGTACCGGCGGGCCAGCTTGATGGCCGCCTCGTTGGCCTCGGCTCCGGAATTGCAGAAAAAGGCCTTGTCCAGGGCGCAGGTGGCCAGAAGCTTCTCGGCCAGGACCAACTGCTCCTCCTGGTAGAACAGATTGCTGACATGGATCAGCCGCTCGGCCTGATTCCGCATCGCGGCCAACAGTTCCGGATGGGAATGGCCGAGGTTGCACACGGCGATTCCGGCCAGCAGGTCCAGATACTCCCGTCCGTCCGGATCGACGAGGGTACATCCCGAGGCCGAAGCCACGGCCAGAGGATAGCGACCGTAGGTCCGACACAATACGCGCTGTTCGCGCTCCTGGAGCGCGGCAAGAGAAGTTATCGTAGGCATAATTCGTCAGGTTACTCGTTGTATGTTGATAAAAGACGCGAGGCAAAGCCTGCAACTCAATATGTCAGTCCACGGATCTCAAACTTCAGCCCTCAGTTTTCAACCCTCAGGTCTCAGGTTTCATCCCTCAGCCCTCTCCCTTCCCCCTCATCCCGTATGCCCGAACCCGCCAGCCCCGCGCTGGGTGGCGGTCAGTTCTTCCCGAACCGTGAATTCGGCTTGAAAATAAGGCTGAAATATGAGCTGGGCAATACGCTGGCCACGGGTGATGATCCGCTCCTCGCCGGAGGTGTTCAGCAGAGAGACGATGATCTCGCCGCGGTAGTCCGGATCGATCACCCCCACGCCCTGGCTAACCACCAAGCCCTGCTTCGTGCCCAGGCCGCTGCGGGAGTACACGAACCCGGCGATTCCCGGTCGGCGGATGTCTATGGCCAGACCGCTCGGAACCGCCGTGCGTTCTCCCGGAAGCAAGACCCGCTGTTCTTCGGTAAAACAGGCCATCAGATCCAGTCCGCAAGACCCCGGCGTCGCAGCCCGAAGATCGGAATGGGACCACAGCGAGCTGAGAACGCGAATATCGACTGGAATGGAATGCATGGAAAAATTCCTCGATTTTTGAAATGTTTTTTTCGGCGTGCGGCCACGTTTTTTTCAATAGCCCTTGCGTCCACCCCTCGCAAGTCATCGACCGCGGCATCAACAGATTTATCGGCTGTTTCCATAATGCGGACTTCGGCCATTGAACTTTTGGCCGTTCCCTGGCAAAACTCTCAGTCAAGCCGGGGCTTGCCTCGACGCTTCTCCCCGCACCCTCGGCACCGGCCCGCGGGAACGGGCCTTCCGGAACACTCCCGGCCCTCGCCAAACATGTCCGATTCAGGAGACCCACCATGAAACCGCTGCGCACTTATAGCGTCATTCCCAAGCTCCCCGCCAAGTTGCACGCCTTGTGGGACTTGGCCTACAATGTCTGGTTCGATTGGAACCATGAGGTGACCGGACTTTTTTCTCAGATCGACCCCAAATTATGGGCTCGAAGCTATGGGAATCCCATTGCCTTTCTCAACAACCTGCCTCAGACCACCCTTGAGTCCCTGGCCAAGGACGACTTCTTTCTGGAGCGCCTGCGTTCGGTCAAGCACAGCCAGGACATCTACATGGAGCGTAAGAGCACCGCGCTGCCTTTCCCTTACAAGGAAAAGCAGCCCCTGGTGGCCTACTTTAGCCTGGAATACGGGCTGAGCCTCTGCCTGCCCATCTATTCCGGAGGCCTGGGCATCCTGGCC encodes:
- the purF gene encoding amidophosphoribosyltransferase, with the translated sequence MKREYCGLVGISGHPEAARMAYFGLYALQHRGQESAGIVTWDGTKIREQRGMGLVADVFNERHLGKELKGSTAVGHIRYSTTGASLLRNAQPFMVRFGEYRLAIGHNGNLVNAQALRQELEEQGSIFQTTMDSEVIVHLIARNLNGKSLEEAIALACSRIQGAYSLIILANNKLIALRDPLGFRPLALGRMGDAYAVASETCAFDLLEAEYLRCIEPGEMVIIEDRCLSSRRFAEAVPSKSCIFELVYFARPDSLVFGREVYAARKRMGELLAQEAPVDADFIMPFPDSGMYAAVGYAQASGMPFELGMIRNHYIGRTFIQPSQDMRDFGVRVKLNPVRSLIKGKRLIIIEDSIVRGTTIRTRVKKLREMGAREIHMRVSCPPIRHPCYFGIDFSSKGELIASNHPVPDIARYIGLDSLHYLSIEGLLNSVGKDMGYCLACFDGRYPVDVDPACSKMCLEDKCCG
- a CDS encoding KpsF/GutQ family sugar-phosphate isomerase, producing MTQIPPQTPYQALSQPSSQEASDRDWLALGREVLDVEIAGLVAVRDDLGRGFLDALETLAECSGRVVVIGLGKSGLVGRKIAATLSSTGTPAFFLHPVEGAHGDLGMIRPEDVALAISNSGETDELNVILPTLRSLGVRVVALTKNERSSLAGLSDIVVKVVVPKEACPLGLAPTASTTAALAVGDALAVCLIHWKRFDACAFRRCHPGGTLGQRLRLLIQDVMHRENLPIVRSGVALAQTLTVLNSGGLGTVAVVDDQGRLSGILTDGDVRRMVCQERLDPTASVDSVMTKSPRSVYPDQTAALALDVMESAAITVLPVVDAEGLLQGMVHLHDLLGKGGVKFAG
- a CDS encoding YkgJ family cysteine cluster protein; protein product: MTTQAAPVDICAQCAGQFPTCCRIVPGREASCIPISPEERLRLESHASKPGIPACVEEPNSEGFLRAVHKLFPGRREIIQKLFPSRGTHFRLSVTVDGSCIFLDKNGCVLTVEHRPYYCRLYPFWFIHSQLFTLTSPECLAVNTCSTTSGLLALFKTDTSALRTLHDSLLTAWGLFADEARRK
- a CDS encoding penicillin-binding protein 1A; amino-acid sequence: MRKLLIIGLTLMLFLTLAGVGGLVGLYVWASRDLPSFKKITDYNPPLVTTVLARDGEEVLGYFFNERRFLVESTDLPPHVIQSFLAAEDSNFYHHEGIDISGILRSLIRNIQARGIVQGGSTITQQVIKSLLLTPERSYERKLKEAILAYRLERYLTKDEILTIYLNQIFFGAGAYGIEAAARTYFNKHAHELDLAEVALLAGLPKAPSLNNPLRNAAGARSRQVYVLDRLLALGWISPDDYSTALEQQLVFDSGSDPSWRRGAWYLEEVRRDLIAKYGEEKVYTGGLKVRTAVDLRHQIAAEQAMRSELTALGKRQGWRGPIERLTGAAADVFLQDQHVNLDALLNGDWIRVLATDVRTDGAYVRFGPYHGWLDVATMGWARTPNPARAPEDVPPIRDAQRVLEVGDVVWASLLPMENESLDELDLELEAESAEQADSIAQTLLGRRWELALEQEPTVEGALASIDPLTGDVLALVGGYSFQRSHFNRATQAVRQPGSTFKPIVYSAALDHGYTAASIVMDAPIVFTDAATSDTWKPENFEGRFYGPTMLRTALVKSRNLVTIRVAQSVGITNIIQRARELGLQGDFSPDLSVSLGSIPVNLVDMCQAFSAFARDGSTVEPRTIISVHTAWGQPLLENEVHASPAISAQNAYIITNMLEEAVRDGTGRRARALGRPVAGKTGTTNNHHDAWFIGYTPYLLTGVYVGFDQLAPLGRLETGSRAALPAWLAYRQEVESMYPTQNFSPPPGLIMARVDAESGLLAGPAWVGPTYLLPFVAGTQPQQVASSRTNDGAGRPSSEEDLLRQIF
- a CDS encoding chemotaxis protein CheX — its product is MSIEIAKSFIKATTEVLSTMAMITPVAGKPYVKKDIMAKGDVTGVIGLTGDKTGTISVTFTQKCALAVVKNMLGDDIQDVIQDTKDAVGEITNMVSGKSRQLLAETGLTIQSATPTVIMGKGHTIHHISSEPIMAIPFTTDHGEFTVEFCFQ